The sequence tatatatgtacatgtatatgtacttgtatatatatatatatatatatatatatatatatatatatatgcgtagaTATGTAGACACCTATCTGTGCGGATTTTGagtttatatgtaaaaaggGCTTTCCTGAGAGTACGAATAAACggaataaaaaatcaaaaagaaaaaaaatatatattcaaaaaattttaaatttaaacttacacttacatttatatttttattcatattaatatttcgCTTCCACTTTTTAAGcgcaaaaatatacatttccATTTCTCCCGTGTGCAGTAAAACTCCTCCCCTTTTACTTAAAATAGGTAAAATACTGAGTACACAACTGTACCGTTAAATCATTCGTATATTTTTCAGTTACTTccactttttctttttgcaaATAGAGATATATATTGcttgttataaaaaaggtGCACAAGTTTTCATCCCACTACAAcggtacacatatatatatgttgagTTTCTTACTTTATATGCCACTTCCATAGAAAAATTGGTAAGCACTTTTTTCTCTAATACTAATAAAAGATCGAAAAAACTTTGTACGTTTGTTGCCTAGAGAGATgtacattaaaataagaagaataacaaaaaagcaaaataacaGACGGGCGAAGCAAGTCGGAATTTTTCATTGTAAGAACTATATAAAACGTGTagatatgtatacatatgtacacttacatatatacatgtattattaatgtatatatatgagtaatCTCCCAttccaaaaaattatttgaaattGCTACTAtctatgtttttatatttccccTCTTAAAATGAGCAAAAATGATTAAGCATATATCGTTTGATCGGCGAGGTGTTGTGCTTCTTATCATGGAAGGGGTTTTCGCTTTTTTCTTTGCCCTTAACTCCTTTCGCCTTTCGcttttcttattattctctttttttttttttctctcttcCTTCTTTACAATACTTGCTGAAATTTTCGATGGAAATTGCAACATACAAAGGGTCAAATAAATACTATTTCACcacaaaataaagaatacaaaaataacaaaaaaattggCATACTTCATTTTATAGAACGTAACGAGCCTCGAAAATTACTATAGGGACATACAGATTTTTCCATTCCATTTATTAGTacatgcatgtatatgtatgtatatatatatttatttatttatatatatatacttgctTATATTTACCtttacaaacatacatatgtacatatacgttCGTACGCATACATGCAAACTGGTACGTGCGAAAGTTTACAGTACAAAggggaattttttttttttttttttcttttttttcttcctgaACATGTAAAGGTAAAGATAACAAAATGGCAAAATTTTGATTTCGTATACTTACGTAGAACGTACGTTgagtaaacaaaaaaaaaaaaaaaaaaaaaaaacgcatatatatatatatatatatatatatatatatatttatatttatatatatttatatttatatttatatataattatatttatatttatatatttatatttatatttatatatatttatatttatatttatatatatttatatttatatatatttatatttatatatatttatatttatatttatatgtgatCCATTTATCCGTATATCGATTTACCCATATATCCGTTTATCTATTATATGTCATAcgtttttaaattaaaagtataccaaaaagtaaaaaattattttaaatatcacAAGTTGTCAacactgaaaaaaaaaagaaaaactaagaaattaaaaaattaaaaaattaaaaatttttaaaatttttaaatttttaaatttttgttaatcAGTATATTTGGGCAGAACAAAGTGATTACAACACGTATAGCTTGTACGTGTTTGCACGTGATCTGATAAGCATACGcctacatatgtacatacccTCATACGTACACGCCTAAATGCGTACTCTCTCACATACATGAATGCTTCTGAACAGGAGAAACTATTCGCACATGCAATggcaaatattttttttttttttttttttttttgttattgttaaaatgaattttataaatagagAATTCTGGACACCTGGGAAGGGAAGAGAGCTTGCGGAAAAGTATGAAAAGAGCATAATCATGATTTCGTTGATATACATACCCGCAATCTTAATATTccaaaattatatgaaaaaaagaaatgcaATTGAAGTGAAATTTATAAAGATAATATGGAATTTAACCTTATCTTTCTTATCATTTATTGGAGCGTTATTGATAGCTATACATGATAAagaagttttaaaaaatttgattgTAGAAGAATATGAATACAGCCCAGAAACAAGAGCAGTAATAGCAATATTTACTCTTACAAAAATTGTAGAATATGGGgatacaatatttttagttttgaaaaaaaaaaaattaacatttttacatttctaTCATCATTTAAGTGttgttatatattgtttatattcTCAAAAAGAACTGGTGTCTCATGctcattattttgtttttctaaaTCTGATCGTTCATagtattatgtatttttattttggctttatatatattataccgagacaaatttataagatacgaaaatttattacatatttacaaatatgtcAAATGCTTATGggaatatttatatcttattATGCTATGAAAAATGTGGAAAATAAGGTATATCTTACTAATGCCATTGCAAGTTTtgctttatatattacatatgcaattttatttttaaatttttattttactaattattatagtaatattaaaagtaatgTAGCTACTTATCttataagtatacatataatggGTGTTATAGGATTTATAATGATATGTAAGAGTAATGATATGTTAAGGTTATTTATAGAAGTTATTATAGGATGCATATTCACATTAACattgttaaatttttcattttattttaataagcattattataaagtgataagaaataaaatatctgaaaacaatttttatgaacaaagagatctttttaacaaatacaaaaaaaaatattattcaaatatggctgttttaaaaaaaaaaattacaattaatatgataaagacatgtttattatgttttaacGGATTGGCAACATATGCACATGatcatatatttctttttgtgaatttttattctgaaaaaattaaaaaagtgaCAAATGATTCGAAAATGGACAACCCAGAAAAAccaaatgaacaaattattataaatcgTCATGGAAACACACAACAGAATCGACTGAACTCATCCTACGTAGCAACAGAGCAGGCTAATagtaacataaataatatgggCAATAAAGGAAGCGATGATAATGCCAATTCTGACACTAATAAGCATTTCAGTAATGATGCCAGTAGTAATGGCAATAGTTGTGGCAGTAATGTTTATAATCGCGGCTGTAATAACGTTAACTTGCGtaaaatcatatataatagcaaaaataataatataaaaaatgatataaaaaatgatataaaaaatgatataaaaaatgatagaaaaaatgatagaaaaaatgatattattaatagCAGTAACTACAGTAATAGCAGCGGTGGTAAGCAAAAAAGCGGcattcataaattatttatgctGATAAAAGATCTGTACAGTTCATctataatttcttatatcATATGTAAATCGCCCATCGAAAATATTTCCTTAAATATGGAAAAGACTATAACACATCCATCTGAGCGTTCAAcaatatatgcaaataacagcttttttcatataataaaacaaaccattcaaaattatttattatacattctCTGTTTAATACTACCAATATACTATGGACTAAAAGTTTACAACGATGCTGTGCTAGGCTTGTGTGTACACGGAGCATTAAGGTGGCTCATCGAAATATACTCAAccaaaatatttaacaaaacCAGCAAGTGCAATTCGTATTAACTGCGCACGTAAGATATTCATGGAATCCTTTGCTATAGTTTATCCCGCTCTCTTCTGTTTCAGATGACAAAAGCGAGGAACGCATTTTccggaaaaagaaaaatgaagaaagcGAGGAACAGGTAACAGGAGCCAGGGCGAATGGAGCAAGAGAGAACGAAGGAAAATAAGGTAGACATTATAGGAACACATAGCAAAGCAGAAAAAATAGagtatcttttattttgggGCTCCATGCACATTTTGCTGCATCTTCTATTTTTCCACTGTTTTTAAGTGGGAAGTATATATAAGAGCAAAATTAAACAGCAGAGTGAGTTCCTGATACTGCATATGCTATTCACAAGagcatacatgcatatatatttacatacattgGTATGTCGTTTATTGTGTACGAATTATACGAACCCGCTCCATCTTTTTGATGACCTTACCACTGATACAAGAAGTGTGTTCACTTGTGTAATTCTTTACATCCCATGTGTATTTAAACCGCAATTTCATTTGTTTACATTTACAccaatatatgaatatattctTGTTAATAACTTGTTCATAAagttaaaaacaaaaataggCATACAATTTTATCAaccatgaaaaaaaaaaaaaaaaaattgcaccTTTTTAGCTAGTTcgtatatatacttttacaCACACGTGGCATACCATTCCCATCCTGATAACAGGGCGcatgatatatttaattttttcacatCATCTTATTgcttgtttatatatatatatatatata comes from Plasmodium malariae genome assembly, chromosome: 7 and encodes:
- the ELO3 gene encoding long chain fatty acid elongation enzyme, putative encodes the protein MNFINREFWTPGKGRELAEKYEKSIIMISLIYIPAILIFQNYMKKRNAIEVKFIKIIWNLTLSFLSFIGALLIAIHDKEVLKNLIVEEYEYSPETRAVIAIFTLTKIVEYGDTIFLVLKKKKLTFLHFYHHLSVVIYCLYSQKELVSHAHYFVFLNLIVHSIMYFYFGFIYIIPRQIYKIRKFITYLQICQMLMGIFISYYAMKNVENKVYLTNAIASFALYITYAILFLNFYFTNYYSNIKSNVATYLISIHIMGVIGFIMICKSNDMLRLFIEVIIGCIFTLTLLNFSFYFNKHYYKVIRNKISENNFYEQRDLFNKYKKKYYSNMAVLKKKITINMIKTCLLCFNGLATYAHDHIFLFVNFYSEKIKKVTNDSKMDNPEKPNEQIIINRHGNTQQNRLNSSYVATEQANSNINNMGNKGSDDNANSDTNKHFSNDASSNGNSCGSNVYNRGCNNVNLRKIIYNSKNNNIKNDIKNDIKNDIKNDRKNDRKNDIINSSNYSNSSGGKQKSGIHKLFMLIKDLYSSSIISYIICKSPIENISLNMEKTITHPSERSTIYANNSFFHIIKQTIQNYLLYILCLILPIYYGLKVYNDAVLGLCVHGALRWLIEIYSTKIFNKTSKCNSY